The window GGCGGCGCTTACGAAAGAATCAGCATTAGAGGGTGACCCAAATAATCAAGTTTTATTCTTGAAATCCCCATCTGGTAATGCTTTGAGGGTGACCCAAATCTTAGCGGCTCCCTTTCCTATAGCGCTGCTATTGAAAATTTAATCAACTCACTCACACCGTCAACCCTTCCCTACGGCTCTCTTTGTTCGGGGTTGACAGTCTTCGTTGAGGTTGATTTTGATTTTCCTGCAAGCGCTATAGGGGGCAATCGTATGCAGGAGACACTTTATCTGACCACACCTATTTCCTCGTAGGGGTGTTGTGAGCAGTTTTAGCCTAAATTTTAGGCTTAATTTTAGGCTAAATTCCTACGATATACCCCTATGAAGGTAGATAGTCTGGATGTATGGGAATTCTATCCTTAATCCTCATAGTCCTTAAATAGGTCGCAATACTCATCGAAGGTGATATCAAGGATTCTGCAAAGCGTCTGAATTTGCCCAGAGCTTAAGGGCGGCTCTTTATCTTTTGCCATCCATCCCCGGTACGTGCTTTCTGCTGCACCAAGGATTGACGCGACTTCCTTCTGCTTCAAAGTCGTTCGCTCCTTGCGAAGTCGCTCCAATGGATGACAATCGTCCCACTCAGAGGAGGCATACAATAAATTT is drawn from Roseofilum reptotaenium CS-1145 and contains these coding sequences:
- a CDS encoding helix-turn-helix domain-containing protein, with the translated sequence MSQQSSFRNLLYASSEWDDCHPLERLRKERTTLKQKEVASILGAAESTYRGWMAKDKEPPLSSGQIQTLCRILDITFDEYCDLFKDYED